Proteins encoded by one window of Culicoides brevitarsis isolate CSIRO-B50_1 chromosome 2, AGI_CSIRO_Cbre_v1, whole genome shotgun sequence:
- the LOC134830503 gene encoding rhythmically expressed gene 5 protein gives MTKQSIVMCFGAAFVLLSIVHESTGSAIPMWEYLSRDEKMSHLYSMFAKQVQQYCKAIQDVHKPQCKRDLLMYGLSKLQAMNDGHLDTMDPYQRGANDIIWDSMMSGHPMTSNKKQTTTEAPINYPTGNYIHNPLFDEPLTTNKKPASSDSYALDMDLSYADEEPHTQNRLPAPTNVELQYLQPPPMNSHSSYLSGPMVVRVHPDGTPVVEDKYKPLPIDDDRDEMTIGRARLPSMEELSKQQKPQFAQRYAILPPPNRIQPPVNPLKQNYGYRFASHHQRRSLNSH, from the exons ATGACAAAACAAAGCATAGTAATGTGTTTCGGTGCAGCTTTTGTACTGCTATCAATTGTTCACGAGTCAACCGGCTCAGCGATTCCGATGTGGGAATACTTAAGCAGAGATGAAAAa ATGTCTCATTTATATTCGATGTTTGCAAAGCAAGTTCAACAGTACTGCAAGGCGATACAAGATGTGCACAAGCCTCAGTGCAAACGTGATTTATTGATGTATGGCTTAAGTAAATTGCAGGCAATGAATGACGGGCATCTTGATACGATGGATCCTTATCAACGAGGTGCCAATGATATAA TTTGGGACTCGATGATGAGCGGACATCCAATGACGAGTAACAAGAAACAAACTACCACAGAAGCTCCCATCAATTATCCCACGGGAAATTACATTCACAATCCCTTGTTCGACGAACCTCTTACTACCAACAAAAAACCCGCGTCTTCCGATTCTTACGCTCTTGACATGGATTTATCGTATGCCGATGAAGAGCCTCACACGCAAAATCGTCTCCCAGCCCCGACAAATGTCGAACTTCAATATCTCCAACCGCCTCCAATGAACTCCCATTCGAGTTACTTGTCAGGCCCGATGGTTGTTCGCGTTCATCCCGACGGAACGCCCGTCGTCGAAGACAAATACAAACCTTTGCCCATCGATGATGATCGCGATGAAATGACAATCGGTCGAGCTCGTCTCCCGAGCATGGAAGAActctcaaaacaacaaaaaccacAATTCGCGCAACGTTATGCCATCTTACCGCCCCCAAATCGCATCCAACCCCCCGTTAACCCcttgaaacaaaattacggATATCGGTTTGCGTCGCATCATCAACGCCGATCACTCAATTCACACTAA
- the LOC134831120 gene encoding uncharacterized protein LOC134831120, which produces MITNALDEMEKSVESANMQISNLSQKLIQVERTLPEDLEEQATVMELLESVTEVKHDYENLRKDLKEVQQLQREMTHSLRYQLRSMSQTFEILKKKIEANPAQYSNALQQHQHHVNQTNSQIQANSKIH; this is translated from the exons ATGATCACAAATGCTTTAGATGAGATGGAAAAGTCCGTTGAATCGGCAAATATGCAGATTTcgaatttgtcacaaaaat tgattCAAGTTGAACGAACGTTGCCGGAGGATTTAGAAGAACAAGCAACTGTGATGGAATTACTTGAATCTGTG accgAAGTCAAACACGACTACGAAAACTTGCGCAAAGATCTCAAGGAAGTGCAGCAACTACAACGTGAGATGACCCATTCGTTACGCTACCAACTCCGATCGATGAGTCAAACGTTCGagattttaaagaagaaaatcgaGGCAAATCCCGCACAATATTCCAATGCCTTGCAACAACATCAACACCACGTAAACCAAACAAATTCCCAAATTCAAGCCAACTCAAAAATACATTGA
- the LOC134829424 gene encoding sugar transporter SWEET1, producing MESSLAEQVGTLATITTCLQYLTGVLVCRDYIIKKSTGDASVLTFIFGFISSTIWLKYGLLTNERSLVVVNSIGVALMLAYTVIFYLFTTRRRDTIRITSLSFIFLCLVLLYASIEEDHLMATERVGFVGIAVSLIFFASPLANLAHVVRVKNSESLPFSMIVSSFVVTLLWFIYGNLIGDYFIQVPNFIGCVLLVMQLLLFVVYPSKSSAHSNDGISYKPLQVLEHL from the exons ATGGAATCATCATTGGCGGAGCAAGTTGGCACTTTGGCGACAATTACAACATGTTTGCAGTATCTCACGGGAGT aCTTGTGTGTCGCGATTACATTATCAAAAAGTCTACCGGTGACGCATCCGTGCTGACGTTCATATTCGGCTTCATTTCGTCGACAATCTGGCTGAAATATGGGCTTCTCACGAACGAGCGATCCTTAGTTGTAGTTAATTCCATAGGAGTAGCCTTAATGTTAGCTTACACTGTCATCTTCTACCTTTTCACGACACGACGACGCGACACAATCCGGATAACAAGTCTGAGTTTCATCTTTTTGTGTTTAGTGCTGCTTTACGCGAGCATCGAGGAAGATCATCTCATGGCGACGGAACGCGTTGGATTTGTGGGTATCGCGGTTTCGTTGATCTTTTTCGCCTCGCCGCTTGCCAACTTGGCGCACGTCGTTAGAGTTAAGAATTCCGAAAGTCTTCCATTTTCCATGATCGTCTCGTCGTTCGTCGTGACACTGCTGTGGTTCATTTACGGCAACTTGATTGGCGATTATTTCATACAAG TTCCAAATTTCATCGGCTGTGTTTTATTGGTGATGCAATTGCTGCTCTTTGTCGTCTATCCAAGCAAATCTTCCGCGCACTCCAACGACGGGATCTCGTACAAACCATTACAAGTCCTCGAGCACCTATAA
- the LOC134829041 gene encoding uncharacterized protein LOC134829041: MSKSKPGTSKEPPKEKPFPIPLVEQYTNNCERLKKYESAVLKRFAPKISEIHDEFIRLTYVFDENFLPEYAALAYMGAARCEKVQDRVIVERHYLIKAAEAFLKAYQRRFDLGYNDGEEEYRQGALRCYNDILENPKLPKDSVIRAMVIRQLKTIDPETSQTSTFDSPFMRYEDLKRAAIYDISQEFYKPALNKLTDITDDIVERKKELFHPEMMEYSEITRLLLLLYLELPPAALAPSNVALLERYRYGVEVSPLVRAKESALDPELFMILRGFVQGIQMHILEFIRETFNELGRMPHLTEEQHKLLRLVFYHHFQEFSIEEADKKCPCPKFYPESESEEEENEEKPQEKPEEEPESSDSEELSPELEALAKDLDEIEHRHRTFTDFQWYCLQQEADENDSEEVRRWIKPTDEPRETNLEKALEKANRKCEAQASGSDEKAWIDPLTEAVEALSTKNDENEPLSVIKQLKTTQTMSAPPYPDDKGFQAPPYPPAGAPYPSDGPPPMGFSAPGMYPSAPYPNPGGYPAPNAPYPPPQQQPGYPPAPQPGYAPPQPQGFYPPPQGYAPPPVIDQQPMYPQPGMQPGMPPGSQWMQLPEHQVLIPDCPPGLEYLTTVSSLFVKQKIELLEAFVGFETNNRYTIMNNQGLKVFWAVEENDCCTRNCCGPSRSFEMKIKDAQDREIIHLSRPLRCDSCFCPCFLQVMEVSAPPGNIIGTVEQNWSIFGPQFSIKNQTGDTVMKIEGPCLTTSCCFNDVKFKLMTLDGQKVGKISKKWSGIGREMFTDSDFFGISFPLDLDVRMKAVMLGACFLIDYMFFEKRGNKEEDRPGML, from the exons ATGAGTAAATCTAAGCCTGGGACTTCCAAAGAACCTCCAAAAGAGAAGCCTTTTCCGATTCCTTTGGTCGAACAATACACCAACAACTGCGAAAGGCTCAAAAAATACGAAAGTGCCGTcttaaa acGTTTCGCCCCCAAAATCTCCGAAATCCACGACGAATTCATCCGCTTAACCTACGTCTTTGACGAAAACTTCCTTCCGGAATATGCGGCACTGGCTTATATGGGCGCCGCTCGTTGCGAAAAGGTCCAAGATCGGGTAATAGTTGAACGTCACTACCTCATAAAAGCTGCGGAGGCATTTTTGAAAGCCTATCAGCGTCGTTTTGATCTCGGCTACAACGATGGCGAAGAGGAATATCGTCAGGGAGCGCTCCGATGCTACAACGACATTTTAGAAAACCCGAAATTGCCCAAAGACAGCGTTATTCGAGCCATGGTGATACGCCAACTGAAGACAATTGATCCAGAAACCAGTCAAACGAGCACTTTTGACTCCCCGTTCATGCGATATGAAGATCTGAAAAGAGCAGCGATTTACGATATCAGTCAGGAATTTTATAAACCAGCTTTGAACAAACTCACAGACATTACCGACGACATTGTCGAACGAAAAAAGGAACTTTTTCACCCAGAAATGATGGAATATTCGGAAATTACgagattattgttgttgttgtacctGGAATTACCGCCGGCGGCATTGGCGCCCTCGAATGTCGCCCTGTTGGAGCGATATCGGTACGGAGTGGAAGTTTCTCCATTGGTGAGGGCGAAAGAAAGTGCTTTAGATCCCGAATTATTCATGATTTTGCGTGGATTTGTTCAGGGAATTCAAATGCACATTTTGGAATTTATCCGGGAGACGTTCAACGAACTCGGGAGGATGCCACATTTGACGGAGGAACAACACAAATTACTTCGTCTCGTGTTTTACCATCATTTTCAGGAATTTTCCATCGAAGAAGCTGATAAAAAATGTCCATGCCCGAAATTTTATCCAGAATCTGAGTCAGAAGaggaagaaaatgaagaaaaacctCAAGAAAAACCTGAAGAAGAACCGGAAAGTTCGGATTCGGAAGAGTTGTCACCAGAATTGGAAGCTTTAGCGAAGGATTTGGATGAAATTGAGCATCGCCATCGTACTTTTACGGACTTTCAATGGTACTGCCTTCAACAAGAAGCCGACGAAAATGATTCTGAAGAGGTTCGACGATGGATCAAGCCGACTGACGAGCCTCGCGAAACGAATTTGGAAAAAGCTCTTGAAAAAGCGAACCGAAAATGTGAAGCACAAGCCTCGGGAAGTGACGAAAAAGCGTGGATTGATCCTCTAACGGAGGCAGTTGAAGCTctttcaacgaaaaatgacgaaaatgaACCTctta GCGTCATCAA GCAGCTGAAGACGACACAAACGATGAGTGCTCCTCCATATCCAGACGACAAAGGGTTTCAAGCGCCGCCGTATCCGCCAGcg ggaGCTCCATATCCATCAGATGGTCCTCCGCCGATGGGATTTTCCGCGCCCGGCATGTATCCAAGTGCTCCATATCCGAATCCCGGCGGCTATCCAGCTCCAAATGCGCCATATCCTCCGCCGCAGCAGCAACCTGGATATCCTCCTGCTCCACAGCCCGGTTATGCGCCTCCTCAGCCTCAAGGTTTCTATCCGCCGCCTCAAGGATACGCTCCGCCTCCCGTAATCGATCAACAGCCAATGTATCCGCAGCCTGGAATGCAACCCGGAATGCCTCCCGGCTCTCAATGGATGCAACTTCCCGAACATCAAGTCCTCATTCCCGATTGCCCGCCGGGACTCGAATACCTCACAACTGTCAGCAGTCTCTTTGTGAAGCAAAAAATCGAACTTCTCGAAGCTTTTGTCGGTTTCGAGACAAATAATCGATACACAATTATGAACAATCAAGGCTTGAAAGTTTTTTGGGCGGTCGAAGAGAACGATTGTTGCACGCGAAATTGTTGCGGACCTTCGCGTTCGTtcgaaatgaaaatcaaagatGCCCAAGATCGGGAAATTATTCATTTGTCGCGCCCCTTGCGATGTGACAGTTGCTTTTGCCCGTGTTTCCTGCAAGTAATGGAAGTTAGTGCTCCGCCAGGGAACATTATCGGGACTGTCGAACAAAATTGGAGCATTTTTGGACCGCAATTTAGTATTAAGAACCAAACGGGTGACACAGTGATGAAAATCGAAGGACCTTGCTTGACGACAAGTTGCTGCTTTAACGacgtaaaattcaaattgatgaCGCTCGATGGCCAAAAAGTgggaaaaatatcgaaaaaatggTCCGGCATCGGCAGAGAAATGTTCACAGACTCGGATTTCTTCGGCATTAGTTTCCCCCTGGACTTGGATGTGCGAATGAAAGCCGTGATGTTGGGAGCTTGTTTCCTCATT gactACATGTTCTTCGAAAAACGCGGAAACAAAGAAGAAGATCGTCCTGGAATGCTGTAA
- the LOC134829042 gene encoding protein spaetzle 5-like — translation MMVETEIHPVHYYPDLAVIETEPHIIVEPTKLVTIHPTPLDALTSIDHLIVHQKADKLEAISGYETQNKYAIFHPSGQQLFFAAEDSDWCMRMCYGKGRPFEMSIIDVQHHQEVIHISRPFRCGLFCFNECKHEIEIFSQGVAIGSVRQNFSWFYPNFSVKNEVGETVLKITGPCIQASCGGDVDFSIMTREGYEIGKISKKWSGFAREMFTDADNFGINFPMDLDGKMKAVLIGALFLIDFMCKIMIWCYFVLNLVLFVTASPPCGLYGQPPCKFLPAMPGSTPSCASPGSTYCEKIKDYPVQVIKSLLQTVDFQGMIVDETFDEFYSYTNVHKPEHHSYGPPMYNYVPPPTTTKRPEGYTYGPRTHYGDAGSYNHGRNLNFIFGPTQSQGRYYNQNSNNINHNRYYRSIRHHRSPKNITNDDFYHSNFTKSRSKRQLAFGREQLCQVRTQFVNPQAALSTQGDWKYVINQGQQATQLVKTEVCASSICSNLCQLPNGYSSRCEQKFVQKRLVALETTGQRLYTDTFWFPSCCVCTLSNDINN, via the exons ATGATGGTTGAAACGGAAATTCATCCCGTTCATTATTACCCGGATTTGGCAgtt aTCGAAACTGAGCCCCATATCATCGTTGAACCAACAAAACTCGTCACAATCCATCCAACGCCTCTCGATGCCCTCACGTCGATCGATCATCTCATTGTCCATCAAAAAGCCGACAAGCTCGAAGCAATTTCTGGCtacgaaacacaaaataaatacgcGATTTTTCATCCGTCGGGTCAGCAACTTTTTTTCGCTGCCGAAGACAGTGATTGGTGCATGCGAATGTGTTACGGCAAAGGACGTCCCTTCGAAATGTCGATTATCGATGTGCAGCATCATCAAGAAGTCATTCACATTTCGCGCCCTTTTCGATGCGGTTTGTTCTGCTTCAACGAGTGCAAACacgaaattgagattttttcacaAGGAGTTGCCATTGGGAGTGTCAGGCAGAATTTTAGCTGGTTTTATCCGAATTTCAGCGTGAAAAATGAGGTTGGAGAgacagttttgaaaattacgGGACCTTGTATTCAGGCAAGTTGCGGCGGCGACGTGGATTTTTCGATTATGACACGTGAAGGTTATGAAATTGGGaagatttcgaaaaaatggTCGGGATTTGCGAGAGAAATGTTTACGGATGCGGATAattttggaattaattttCCGATGGATTTGGATGGGAAGATGAAGGCTGTGTTGATTGGAGCTCTGTTTTTGAtc gactTCAT GTGCAAGATTATGATTTGGTGTTATTTCGTTTTGAATCTCGTACTTTTTGTTACTGCATCGCCCCCTTGCGGGCTGTACGGGCAACCGCCATGCAAATTTCTTCCCGCCATGCCAGGTAGCACGCCCTCTTGTGCCAGTCCCGGAAGTACTTATTGCGAAAAGATCAAAGATTATCCCGTTCAAGTGATCAAGAGTCTTTTGCAAACTGTGGATTTTCAAGGCATGATAGTTGATGAGACTTTTGACGAGTTTTATTCTTATACGAATGTGCATAAGCCAGAGCATCATAGTTATGGACCGCCAATGTATAATTATGTTCCTCctccgacgacgacaaaaagacCTGAAGGATATACGTATGGACCGAGAACGCATTATGGAGATGCGGGAAGTTATAATCACGGgaggaatttgaattttatttttggaccaACGCAGAGTCaagg tcgcTATTACAATCAAAACTCGAACAACATCAACCATAATCGATATTATCGCAGCATTCGACACCACAGGAGTCCAAAAAACATCACAAACGATGATTTTTATCA ttccaACTTCACCAAAAGTCGATCAAAACGTCAACTTGCCTTTGGCCGAGAACAATTGTGTCAGGTTCGCACTCAATTCGTTAATCCGCAAGCAGCACTGAGCACACAAGGCGACTGGAAATATGTGATTAATCAAGGACAGCAGGCAACGCAATTGGTTAAGACAGAAGTGTGCGC atcgtCCATATGTTCGAATTTGTGTCAACTGCCAAATGGATACAGCTCACGATGCGAACAGAAATTCGTACAGAAACGCTTAGTGGCACTTGAGACAACGGGTCAACGGCTTTACACAGACACATTTTGGTTTCCCAGTTGTTGTGTCTGTACACTTTCCAACGACatcaacaattaa